The nucleotide sequence CGTTATATACTGTTTGCATTTCTCATATTTTTTTCTCTAATCTCCTCTGGAGACGCATATCAGCCTACAGAAGAGGTTCAGATATGTCTTAACTGCCATAATGACAAAAGTCTAAGCACTACATTTAAAAGCGGTGAGCGATTGTCTCTTTTTGTGGATGATCACAGCCTCAGAGACTCTGTTCATTCGGAACTGTCATGTTCGAACTGTCACAGCGATTTCTCGGTAGAAACCCATCCCCAAAGGGCATTTAAAACGGCAAGGAGCTATAAGGTCTCAGCCTCAAAGCTCTGCACTAACTGCCATGCCCCAAATAAAGGCATCCATGCAAAAATGCTCAATGCCGTCAAGGTGCTTGTATGCACAGATTGCCATGGTGCACATTCGGTAAAAAAGCCTACAAAGGAGAACTCCTGCATTAGCTGTCATAGATTCAGTCTGTCCATGACATTTGCAGATGGCAAGAGTATCTCCATCCATATAGATGAAGCGGACATTCAGAAATCCGTTCACAGCAAGCTTCGCTGTTATGACTGCCACTTTGGTTTTTCGGCAGAGGAGCATCCGGAAAGAAAGTTCAAGACCCGAAGAAACATTACCCTTCTTAACTCAGAAGGCTGTAGGCGCTGTCACTTCGACAAATACACAAAGACCCTCGAGAGCATTCACTATGACATCTTAAGTCAGGGCAACCTGAATGCGCCTGTGTGTGTGGACTGTCACGGTGGTCATTCCATATTCTCAGGCAGAAAGGAAAAACTCCTGAATGCAAGGAGATGCGAGAGGTGCCATTCAAAGATATACGAGGCATACTCCCAGAGCGTTCATGGAAGCGCTTTAGTTTCCGAGCACAATCAGGATGTCCCTGTATGCTCTGACTGTCATAGGGCACACGATATAATAGACCCAAGAACCGTTGACTTCCGCAACATGACCCCTGGGATGTGCGGAAACTGCCATGCAAACGAAGAGCTTATGTCCAAATACGGTCTTTCGACAGCAGTTCTTAAGTCTTATTTAGAGGATTTTCACGGAGTAACAGTAACATTTTATAGAAAGCAGAAAAACGCAGTCAGGCACATTGCAGTATGCACCGATTGCCATGGCATACACGATATTACAAAAACAAAGGGCTCTGATTCCGCAGTTCTAAAGTCAAAACTCCTTTCTCGGTGCCAGAAATGCCATCCCAATGCCGCAGAGAATTTCCCTGATGCATGGCTGTCTCATTATGAACCAACATTCAAAAGGGCTCCGCTTGTTTATGCCATAAACCTGATTTATAAGATATTCATACCGTTTATGTTGATAGGACTAATCCTACAGATACTTCTTCACATATGGCGGTATGCAGTTAACAGGTAAGAGGAGGCTTGATATGATTAAAGGGCACGAAAGATATTTCAAAAGATTTGGGCTTTATAGGATATTGGAGCATCAGGCAAATGCCCTCGCATTTCTTGTTCTCACAGTAACCGGGCTTGC is from Nitrospirota bacterium and encodes:
- a CDS encoding cytochrome c3 family protein, with translation MQYRYILFAFLIFFSLISSGDAYQPTEEVQICLNCHNDKSLSTTFKSGERLSLFVDDHSLRDSVHSELSCSNCHSDFSVETHPQRAFKTARSYKVSASKLCTNCHAPNKGIHAKMLNAVKVLVCTDCHGAHSVKKPTKENSCISCHRFSLSMTFADGKSISIHIDEADIQKSVHSKLRCYDCHFGFSAEEHPERKFKTRRNITLLNSEGCRRCHFDKYTKTLESIHYDILSQGNLNAPVCVDCHGGHSIFSGRKEKLLNARRCERCHSKIYEAYSQSVHGSALVSEHNQDVPVCSDCHRAHDIIDPRTVDFRNMTPGMCGNCHANEELMSKYGLSTAVLKSYLEDFHGVTVTFYRKQKNAVRHIAVCTDCHGIHDITKTKGSDSAVLKSKLLSRCQKCHPNAAENFPDAWLSHYEPTFKRAPLVYAINLIYKIFIPFMLIGLILQILLHIWRYAVNR